Sequence from the Desulfovibrio sp. UIB00 genome:
TGCAGGACCTACTGCGGGCGGCTCTGTCGCGCCTGCTCGCGCGCGCCCAACTGGTGACGCATACCGCACAGCAGGCCAAGGCAGCAGATTCATCCCCCGCAGGGCCGCTGTCGCAACTGGGCATGGATACTCAGGGGCGCCCCCTGTTCCCCGGTTGGCATGCGGCCTTCAGCCACAGCGGTGAGGCGGCCTTTTGCGCCCTTTGCCCTGCGCCAGCAGATACCGCCGTTGCCCCTCATGTCATACCCACTCACGCGCTGGATGCGGAGTCGTTGCTTTCACCGCCGCCAGCCCCCAATGCCTTTGCTCCGGCAGAACTGGCCCGGCGCGAGGCCAGCCTTTCGCCGCAGAGCATCAACCGCGAGGCCTTGCGCCGCTGGACAATCAAGGAGGCCCTGCTCAAGGCATCCGGTCTGGGGCTGGGCATGGATCCCGCCAGGGTTCCCACAGGAAGCTTCGGGCAAAGGGCCGGGATTTGGCACGGGCCACTGGGCATATTTTACTGGCGCAGTCTGCCCCATCCCGGGCACTGGCTTTGCCTGGCACAACAGATGAGCGCCAAAACAGACTCCCTGCCAGAATTTTTTCGTCCACTGGTGCTCCGCCAGAGCCCGACTACCCTGCTGCGCGCCCTTTCAGCCTTATCCCCACCCGCCTGAGCGCCCGAGCAGACATTTTCTTGCAAGGCGAACGTTTTTACGGCACTCTCCGCCCATGCCGCGTTTTCACCTTGTCACGCTTTTTCCCGAATTTTTCGAATCGCCCCTGTCCACCGCCCTCATGGGCCGTGCGCGGGAGGCTGGCATTGTGGAATGCAGCCTTCATGATCCCCGGCAGTTCAGCACCGACAAACACCGCCACGTGGACGACCGCCCCTACGGCGGCGGCCCCGGTATGGTCATGCAGGGCGAGCCGCTGGCCCGCGCCCTGCGCTCCATTAAACGGCCCGGTCGCATGCTGTTCATGGCCCCCGGCGGAAGACCGCTGACGCAGGACATGGTGCGCGACCTTGCGCGCGAGGAAGACCTGACCATTGTTTGCGGCAGGTATGAGGGCATTGACGCGCGGCTGTTGCAGCTTTTTCCGCTTGAACCAGTGAGCGTGGGCGATATAGTGCTCAACGGCGGCGAAAGCGCGGCTCTTTCCGTACTGGAAGCCGTGGCCCGCCTGATGCCCGGCTTTATGGGCAAGGAAGAATCCGGCGACGACGAAAGTTTTTCTCACGGATTGCTGGAATATCCGCACTACACGCGGCCAGAATCACTGGAAGGCCTGTCGGTTCCCGAGGTGCTGCAAAGCGGCGACCATGCCCGCATCGCCCAATGGCGCAGGCAGGAATCCGTGCGCGCCACATTGCGCATGCGCCCGGAAATGCTGAATGAAGCGCCGCTCTATCGCGAAGATGTGCAGACGCTGGCTGAAACCCCGCGTGACAGGCCCGGACGCAACCTTTCGTTCTGCCTTGTTCACTACCCGGTTTCCCTTGGGCCAAAAAAAATCGGCGCTTCCTCTTTGACAAATCTGGACATACACGATATAGCCCGAATTTCCCGCAGCTATGCGATGGGTTCCTTTTATCCGGTGACCCCTCTTCGCGACCAGTTGCGGGTGCTGGAAGAAATTTTGCGTCACTGGACGCGGGGGCCGGGCGGTACAGGAAACGCCGACCGCGCTCAGGCCCTCGGCCTGGTGCAACCCGCGACTTCGCTTGAAGAAGCGGTGGCGCATATGACCGCGCAGCATGGAACGCGACCCAGACTGGTGGCTAGTTCTGCCGTCTGGCCTGCCAAGGGCAAGGCATCCCAACCGGGGCGCATGCCCATGACTCCGCGTGACGTGCGGCGCTGGTGCGACCAGGGGCCGGTTATGCTCTGCCTGGGCACGGCGCAAGGGCTTGCGCCGGAGGTCCTCGAACAGTGCGAAGGCACTCTGAGGCCGGTGCGTTTTTTGGGCTACAACCATCTTTCGGTGCGCAGCGCGGCCGCCATTCTGGCCGACAGGATATTAGGCGACTACTACTGACGCAACACGGCGGCCTGAGCGCATCGGCGCCGCTTTGCAACGACGCAACAATCCGCCCGGATTTGCAAGGAGTTCACGATGGACATCATCAGGAAAATTGAACTGGAAAACCAGCGCATGGATCTTCCCGCGTTTCGCTCCGGCGACACGGTGAAAGTGCACCTGCGCATTGTGGAAGGCGAAAAAGAACGTATCCAGGTCTTCCAGGGTAACGTTATCCGCATCAAGCGCGGCACCACCAGCGCCACCTTTACGGTGCGCAAGGTCTCCGACGGCGTGGGCGTGGAACGTATTTTCCCGCTCAACTCGCCCTTCATCGACCGCGTTGAGCTGATCACGCAGGGCCGCGTGCGCCGCAGCCGCCTGTACTACCTGCGTGCCCTCAAGGGCAAAGCCGCGCGCATCAAGCCGCGTGGTCGCTTCTGATCCATTTTTAGGCATCAGAATCGCAGCGAGCGTTTTTACGGCGCGCCAGGGCATGCAGGCAACTGCAAAATCCCTGGCGCGCTGTTCGCGCGTCTTTAGAACAGTTAGCGCTTGAAATACTCGCTTACGGCGGGCAAGTCTGCCTGCTCGCATTTCGTGGCAAGGATTTTCAAAAAAATTCTTGCGGAGCAGTCAACTCATTTCATGCGTAAACGGCTCTAGACTGACACGCTGACCATCACGCATTGACCATGGGGTCGCGGCCCTTGCTGCGCAGCGGAGAGATCATGGGCAGAAAAGCATTGAGCCGTACGGCAAAGCCGCGCAACCAGCAGACACAGGCGAGCCTTGTCCAGCTGGTGAGTACCTTGAGCGCCCCGCTGCCCCTGGATGATTCTCCCCTCTTGCAGGCAAACAGCCAGGCCGTCCCGCAATTTTTTACCGCTGGCATAGATGAAGCCGGTCGCGGTTGTCTGGCCGGGCCTGTAGTAGCTGCTGCGGTCATATTGCCGGAATGCTACGACCTGCCGGGCCTCAACGATTCCAAGGCATGCAGCGCCAAAACCCGCGAAATGCTCGCCCCGCGCATACGCCAGTGCGCGGTGGCATGGGGTCTGGGTGTGGTGTGGCCCGCCCGCATTGACGCCATCAATATTTTACAGGCAACTTTTGAAGCCATGAGCAGGGCCGTGCGCTGCCTGCGCTGCGCCCCGGCGCATTTGCTCATTGACGGCAACAAAACTGTTCCCGGCGAGGTTTTTGCCTTCCACTGGCGCAAGGGGCATACAGCCCCCCTGCCCTCGCAGCGCAGTATTATTGGCGGCGACGCCAGCGAACCTGCCATTTCCGCCGCGTCCATCCTTGCCAAAACATACAGGGACAAGCTCATGACCCGGCTGGAAAAACGCTGGCCCGGCTATGGCTTTGAAGCGCACAAGGGCTATGGCACAGAGGATCATTACGAAGCCCTGCGCCGCCTTGGGCCCTGCCCGCAGCACCGCCTGACCTTTCGGGGCGTTTTGCCCGAAAAGCCAAGCCCCCAGCAGGGCAGCCTGTTGTGACGCCGCGCTGGCTGCAAACGCTTTTTGGCGGCAAGGATGAAACAGCCGCCGCCCCGGCCCATCTGAACCTTGGGCGCAAAGGCGAGGAAGCCGCCCGCAAGCTGCTGCAACGCAGCGGCATGGAACTGCTGGCCTGCAACTGGCGCAGCGGCAGGCTTGAACTCGATATTGTCTGCCGCGATGGCGACACCGTTGTTTTTGTCGAAGTAAAAACCCGCAGCGGTTCAACCTACGGCGGCCCCGCCGCCGCACTGACCCCTGCCAAGCAGCGTACCCTGTGCCGGGCGGCCAGGGCGTGGCTTGCGGCCCACGATGCATGGAGCAGCCCCTGCCGGTTTGATGTGGTCTGCGTTGTGCGCGAGGGCGATACCCTGCACCTGGAGCACTGCCGCCATGCCTTTGAATGCGAACCGTCTGTGGATAGTGGCAACGCCACTTGGCAACCCTGGTGATCTTTCGCCTCGTGCGCGCGAGGTGCTGGCAAGCGCCGATCTTGTGCTGGCCGAGGATACCCGTCGCACTGCCCGCCTGTTGCGCGACTGCGGCATTGAAGCCCGCCGCCTGCTGAGTTTTTACGATCACAACGAGGCCGAACGGCAGGAAGGCGTATTGCGCATGCTGCGCGAAGGCCAGACTGTTGCCCTTGTTTCCGATGCCGGAACGCCGCTCTTGGCAGACCCCGGCTACCGTCTGGTGCGGGCCTGCCGCAAGGAAGGTCTTGCCGTATCCCCGCTGCCGGGGCCTTCGGCTCCTGTGACGGCCCTTTCCGCCGCTGGCATTCCCCCGCTGCCGCATAGTTTTCTGGGATTTCTGCCGCGCGATGCCGCAGGACGCGACGCCCTTTTTGCCGCCTTTGCCCATGTGCCGGGCGCGCTCATTTTTTTTGAGCGCAAGGATCGTCTCAAGGAAAGCCTCGCTCAGGCCGCGCGCATTCTTGGCCCCCGCGAGGTGGCCGTGTGCCGGGAATTGACCAAGGAACACGAGGAATTTATAATAGGTCGACTGGAAGACAGCGACCTGCTGCCCGATGAACTGCTGGGCGAAATCACCGTGGTTGTCGGCCCGCCGGAACAGGCGGAGCGAACCCCAAGGGAAGATGTGCTGCTGCTGGCCCAAGAGGAACTTGCCCAGGGCGGCAAGCCCCGTCAGGTTGCCCGCAGGGTGCAGGACGCCGTGCGCGGCTGGTCGGGCAAGGAAATATACGCCTTGCTGACAGGCACGGAACAGGCGGAGCCGGAAGCTTAGGGACTGTTCTGTGGCTCTTTGCTCTCTGCAAGACGGGCTTTGCATCAGGCCAGCAGTTGCGCACGCTGCGGAATCAGCTTGCCGTAGCAGATCGTGACCGAGTGTTCATAAGGCGGCGCTTTCCTTTTGGACGCGCCCTCGCCGCAACTGCCAAACCGGCATGCCACGGGGTTGCCATGTATCCCACACGCGTTGTACTTGCCTGCCTGGCACGCACAGGCTGCATCAATGCAGCCATGACCGCCCGGGGGATGCAGCAGATAGGCCTGGCCTACGTGCTGGAGCCTGCCCTGCGCGAGCTGTATCCCGAGCCGCAGGCGTTTGCCCGCGCCATGAGCCGTTATGCGGGGCACAGCAACACCCACCCCTTCATGATTCCCCTTTTTGTGGGCATCCTGCTCTCGCTTGAGCAGGCCATTGCCAAGGGGACGCTCCCGGAAGGCGCGCTGAATTCCGTGCGCGAAACACTGGCCACAACCCTTTCCGCCCTGGGCGACTCATTTTTCAGCGGCACATTGCTGCCCCTGTGGTCGCTGCTCAGCATCAGCCTGCTCTTGGCTGGCTTTACCAACGTGGCCATGCTGCTGGCGGTGATCCTGTTTGGTTCCCTGCTGTTGTTCAGATCCATCTGTTTTGTTTCCGGCCTGCGATACGGGCTGACCACGCTCGCCCGCCTGCGCAAGCTCAACCTCATCAACTGGGTGGACAGGCTCAAGATGGTCAATGCGGCTCTGGCCGCGCTGGTTATCTGGCACCTGCCCATCAGCACCATGAAGCCCTTTCCCTGGACAGCCTACGCCATGGGCGCAGCAGCGGTGCTTGCCGCCGCATGGCTCGTGGGACGGATGCGCCTGCCAAGGCTGCTGCTGTGGGTTGTGACAACAGGAGCCCTTATTCTCGTGGACTTGGGCTTCATAGGCATGTAGAATATACGTGTTTTTCGGTAGTGGACACGCTTTGTCCCCCTTTGGCCGATAAAACGCTCATAAGGTAGGATGATGGAAGAAGCCATTGAACAAACGCCGCGAGGGCTGGCGCTACGGGTATGTATCGGCCTGCGCAACGGCCTGCACGCCCGGCCGGCGGCCCGGCTGGCGCAAGAGGCACAGCGCTATGCCTCGGATATACTGCTTGTCAGCGACACCGGCGAGGTAGACGCCAAAAGCATGCTCGACATACTTTCTCTTGCGCCTCCCGCCAATGCGGAACTGACCCTGGTGGCTCAGGGTGACGATGCCCGCGAGGCCCTTTGCGGCCTGGCCCAATTTTTAACAAATCTACAGGACTGACATGGCCCGCGCGGTACTTTTCGGCACACCTGTTTCGCCTGGCATAGCCATAGGCAGGGTGCGCTTCATGCACAAGGCACGGCAGGATGACGAACGCCGCATCTCTGCCGCCGACGTGGCTGCGGAGCAGGAGACCCTGCGCGTCGCCGCTGAAAGCGTGCGCGCCTCGTTGGCCGCCACTATGGAAAATGTGCCCGAAGACCTGTCGGAATATCGCGACGTCATTGCCGCCCAGATGGAAATGGCCCGCGACCCCAAGCTGCTTAAAGCTGCGCTGGCCCGCATAGAAAGCAACCTTGTGTGCGCCTCGTGGGCGCTCAAACTCACGGTGGATGAACTGTGCGCGCTGTTCAGAAGCATGGACGACGCCTACCTGCGCGACCGAGCTCAGGATATCCGCGCCGTGGGCCTGCGCCTGCGCGAGCATCTGGCGGCGGATCCGGCCCACAAGGGCGAAGATGAAACCCCCGGCGTGCTTGTGGCCGAAGACCTCTCCCCCGCCGATGTCATGGAACTCAACCTCGACCGTGTGCTGGGGATTCTGACCGCAGAAGGCGGCCCCACCTCCCACACGGCCATTTTGTCGCGCGGGCTGCACATTCCCTGCCTTGCGGGCGTTACCGGGCTTATGGACATTGCCCGCGAAAACGAGACCCTGGTTGTGGACGGCCTCGGCGGCAGCGTGCTGCTGAGCCCCGATGAGGCTGACGAGGCCCGCTTTGCGGCCCGGCGCGAGGAATATACTGCGTGGGAAGACCTCACGCTCAAATCTGCCCGCTGGCCTGCCGAAATGTGCGATGGCGTGCGCGTGGAAGTGCAGGCCAATCTTGAAGGCACCAATGAGCTGTCTGCTCTTGCCCAGTGCGGAGCCGACGGCGTGGGCCTTTACCGCACCGAATTTGCCTATTTTACCGACCGCCTGCCGTCGGAAGAAGACCTGCTGGCAGAATACGCGGCGGTGGCCCAGCGGGCCGCGCCGGACCGTGTGGTTTTTCGCACGCTTGACGTAGGTGCAGACAAGATGCTCCACGCCCAGGCAGTGCTCAAGGAGCCTAACCCGGCGCTGGGGTTGCGCGGCATACGCTTTTGCCTGCGTCATCAGGGCATTTTTCGCACACAGTTACGGGCGCTCATGCGCGCCGGGGCCATGGGCAACGTAGCCATCATGCTGCCCATGATTTCCTGCCTGGATGAAGTGCAGCAGGTGCGCCGCATCATGCAGGAGCTGCACCAGGAGCTTGCGGCGCAAAACCTGCCCCACGCCCCCCTGCTGCCCCTTGGCGTCATGGTTGAAACCCCGGCTGCGGCCCTTATTTGCGACGCCCTGGCGCGGGAATGCGACTTTTTCAGCATCGGCACCAATGACCTTATCCACTACATAATGGGCATTGACCGCAACAACCGCCATGTGGCCTACCTCAACGAGCCGCTGCATCCGGCTATCGTGCGCTCGCTCAAGCACATCATTGACGCCGCCCACCGCGAGGGCATAGGTGTTTCCGTCTGCGGCGAGCTTGCTTCTGACCCCTTTGGCCTTGCCCTGCTGCTGGGCATGGGCGTGGACACTGTGTCCGCCGCCCCCCGATTTGTACCGGGCATGAAGCACCTTATACGCCAGTTCAACGCCCAGACCTGCATGGATCTGGCCAACAGCGTGCTGCTCAGCACGGATGTGGCCGCCTCCAAACGCATGGTGCGCGAAGCGTTGCAACAGTCACTGGGACAGGAACTGGCCTTTCACACCACAAGCCTTTTCACATACAGTCACCCATGAGCCAGAAAACACCCCCATCCACTGTGGCCCTGAATAAAAAGGCCCGCCACCTCTATGAACTTTCCGAGTTCACCGAGGCGGGCATTGTACTGACCGGCCCGGAAGTCAAAAGCATCCGCGCGGGCAAGGTCAACTTTATTGACAGCTATGTAGACTTTCGCCAGGGAGAAGCCTGGCTTGTTTCGCTGCACATCGCGCCCTACGCCAACGCGGGCTATGTGTCGCAGGAGCCGGACCGCGCGCGCAAACTGCTGCTGCACGAGCGGGAAATTTCCAAATTCGCAGGGCTGGTGGCCCAGCAGGGCCTGACGGTTGTGCCCGTGCGCCTCTACTTCAAGCGGGGTAAGATCAAGGTAGAAATTGCTCTCGGCAAGGGCAAAAAACTGCACGACCACCGCGAAACACTCAAACGCAGGGCAGAAGAACGGGATATGGCCCGGGAGCTGTCCTAGCCTCCTGCTGTTCAAAAGGGCGCTCTTGCTGCAAGGGCGCTCTTTTTTTACGCGCACTGCTCCGCCGCAACCGCGCGGTACATCTCTTCTACAAGGTTCGTCATGCGGCACCCTCCATTGCAAGCCCCCCTGCTCTGGCAGACGTATCTGGGCTTCTGGATAGCGGGCATTACCGCAGCACCCTGGCCCCTGCCCTCGCTTTGCTGTGCCTTGCTGCTGTTTTTTGCGGATGCCCGCCTGTGGCGCGCCGCACGCACGGCTCTTGCCGCCTTGTGCCTGCTGGCGGGATTTCTGACCGGATACTGGCAACTCTATGGCTGCCCGTGGCCAGCGCTGCTCGCAACAGAAGAGCAGACAAGGCAAACGGGCCAGCCGCCGCGAGTGTGCGGCATTGTACGCGATATGCAGGGCCTCCCCGACAACCGCCTGCGCCTGCTGCTGAGCGATGTGCGCCCGACGTATGCAGACAGCAAGGATGGCCTGACCTCTGCCTCTAATGCTGCCGCAATACCGCCAGACGCCGCAAATTCAACTGTTCGCCCCCTGCCCGGCAAACTGGCCTGGACATGGGAAGCCCCCACAGCCGCCATTGCCCTTTCTCCTCCGCTCCCCGGCCAGACAGTCTGCCTGACGCGGCGGCCCATGCCCGCACAGGGCTTTGCCAATGAAGGTCAGACTGACTGGGGCCTGTGGCTGGCTGCTCAAGGCGTGCGCTGGCGCATGTGGACTCTGGGCAATCAGGGGGAGCCGCGCATTTCCGGCCAGCCGACCCTTTCCGCCCGCTGGCGCGAATCATTGCGGCAGGATTTTGTGGGCGCGCTGTTTCCGGCTCAGGAGGCTGCACAAACCCATGCGGGAGGGGCAGACGAAACCATAGCTGCTGGCGCTTCCGCTCCGCCATCCCACAACCAGCTCGCGCAAGGCAAGCTCACGCAGGGCAAGGCCATTTTGCTGGCCCTGCTCTTTGGCGACAGGCAATACCTGAACCAGCAGACATTGAACAATTTTGCCTCGGCCACGCTGGTGCACAGTCTCGCCCTTTCCGGCCAGCACCTCACCGTGGCGGGCCTTGTGGGCCTGCTCTGCGTGCTTGCCGCCGCGCGGGTTCGCCCCGGCATCTATCTGTGCCGCCCCCGCGCCGTATGGGCGCTGCTGGCAACACTGCCGCCAGCATTGGCCTATCTGTGGCTGGGCGATGCCCCGGCGTCATTGCTGCGGGCCGCCGTCATGCTGCTGCTTCTTGCCGTCTATTTTTTGCGCGGGCGGCCCCACACAACGCTTGATGTACTCTGCGCCGCCCTGCTCTGCATCAGCGTGGCTTCCCCGCTGAGCATGCTGGATACAGGCCTGCAACTTTCCGTGCTGTGCGTGGCGGTCATCGGCGTGAGCCTGCCCTGGCTGCGGGTACTGGCTCCGGAGCCGGATCCGGCTGCACTGAAACGGCGGAACGGAGGTTTTGGCGGGCATGTGAATCAGAGGCTCAGACGGGGAGCATGGGCATTAACGCGGATATTTCTGGTTTCCCTGGGCATCCAGATTGCCCTGCTGCCTCTGAACATGCTGCTGTTCAACAATATGGGGCACTGGTTCTGGCTCAATGTACTCTGGCTTCCCGTGGCCGACATGCTGGTGTTGCCCGCCTCGGTGCTCGGCCTGCTCCTGTCCGCTCTGGGCCTTGACCTTGCGGCGCGGGCAGTGCTGGACATGGCGGCTCTGCCCTGCCAATGGCTTACAGACTGCCTTGCGTGGCTGGCTGGCGCGAACCTGTTGCAGCCTCCGGCCCTGCTGCGCCCGCACTGGACAGCCCTGCCAGCTTTTGCGGCCTTGCTTGGGGCGCTGGCGCTGAAGGCGGGACGCGCAGACCTGCCCCGCGCGGCGCAACGTCTGCTGCTGGCCGGGGCGCTGCTGTTATGCGTTGGCCCGGCCCTGCGCACCGCAGAGCGCCTGTCAGACCATGTTCGCCTTGATGTGTTGGATGTGGGCCAGAGTCAGGCCCTGCTGCTGCGTCTACCGGGGCATGTGCGTCTGCTGCTGGACGGCGGGGGCAGCGCCTCGCCGCGTTTTGATCCGGGGCAGGCGCTGGTGGCCCCGGCCCTGACCTACAATGACGCGCCGCATCTGGCCGCTGTGCTCAACACCCACCCCGACCTTGACCACATGGGCGGCTTGCTGCAC
This genomic interval carries:
- the smpB gene encoding SsrA-binding protein SmpB, which produces MSQKTPPSTVALNKKARHLYELSEFTEAGIVLTGPEVKSIRAGKVNFIDSYVDFRQGEAWLVSLHIAPYANAGYVSQEPDRARKLLLHEREISKFAGLVAQQGLTVVPVRLYFKRGKIKVEIALGKGKKLHDHRETLKRRAEERDMARELS
- a CDS encoding ribonuclease HII — its product is MGRKALSRTAKPRNQQTQASLVQLVSTLSAPLPLDDSPLLQANSQAVPQFFTAGIDEAGRGCLAGPVVAAAVILPECYDLPGLNDSKACSAKTREMLAPRIRQCAVAWGLGVVWPARIDAINILQATFEAMSRAVRCLRCAPAHLLIDGNKTVPGEVFAFHWRKGHTAPLPSQRSIIGGDASEPAISAASILAKTYRDKLMTRLEKRWPGYGFEAHKGYGTEDHYEALRRLGPCPQHRLTFRGVLPEKPSPQQGSLL
- the trmD gene encoding tRNA (guanosine(37)-N1)-methyltransferase TrmD, with product MPRFHLVTLFPEFFESPLSTALMGRAREAGIVECSLHDPRQFSTDKHRHVDDRPYGGGPGMVMQGEPLARALRSIKRPGRMLFMAPGGRPLTQDMVRDLAREEDLTIVCGRYEGIDARLLQLFPLEPVSVGDIVLNGGESAALSVLEAVARLMPGFMGKEESGDDESFSHGLLEYPHYTRPESLEGLSVPEVLQSGDHARIAQWRRQESVRATLRMRPEMLNEAPLYREDVQTLAETPRDRPGRNLSFCLVHYPVSLGPKKIGASSLTNLDIHDIARISRSYAMGSFYPVTPLRDQLRVLEEILRHWTRGPGGTGNADRAQALGLVQPATSLEEAVAHMTAQHGTRPRLVASSAVWPAKGKASQPGRMPMTPRDVRRWCDQGPVMLCLGTAQGLAPEVLEQCEGTLRPVRFLGYNHLSVRSAAAILADRILGDYY
- the ptsP gene encoding phosphoenolpyruvate--protein phosphotransferase; its protein translation is MARAVLFGTPVSPGIAIGRVRFMHKARQDDERRISAADVAAEQETLRVAAESVRASLAATMENVPEDLSEYRDVIAAQMEMARDPKLLKAALARIESNLVCASWALKLTVDELCALFRSMDDAYLRDRAQDIRAVGLRLREHLAADPAHKGEDETPGVLVAEDLSPADVMELNLDRVLGILTAEGGPTSHTAILSRGLHIPCLAGVTGLMDIARENETLVVDGLGGSVLLSPDEADEARFAARREEYTAWEDLTLKSARWPAEMCDGVRVEVQANLEGTNELSALAQCGADGVGLYRTEFAYFTDRLPSEEDLLAEYAAVAQRAAPDRVVFRTLDVGADKMLHAQAVLKEPNPALGLRGIRFCLRHQGIFRTQLRALMRAGAMGNVAIMLPMISCLDEVQQVRRIMQELHQELAAQNLPHAPLLPLGVMVETPAAALICDALARECDFFSIGTNDLIHYIMGIDRNNRHVAYLNEPLHPAIVRSLKHIIDAAHREGIGVSVCGELASDPFGLALLLGMGVDTVSAAPRFVPGMKHLIRQFNAQTCMDLANSVLLSTDVAASKRMVREALQQSLGQELAFHTTSLFTYSHP
- a CDS encoding ComEC/Rec2 family competence protein, which codes for MRHPPLQAPLLWQTYLGFWIAGITAAPWPLPSLCCALLLFFADARLWRAARTALAALCLLAGFLTGYWQLYGCPWPALLATEEQTRQTGQPPRVCGIVRDMQGLPDNRLRLLLSDVRPTYADSKDGLTSASNAAAIPPDAANSTVRPLPGKLAWTWEAPTAAIALSPPLPGQTVCLTRRPMPAQGFANEGQTDWGLWLAAQGVRWRMWTLGNQGEPRISGQPTLSARWRESLRQDFVGALFPAQEAAQTHAGGADETIAAGASAPPSHNQLAQGKLTQGKAILLALLFGDRQYLNQQTLNNFASATLVHSLALSGQHLTVAGLVGLLCVLAAARVRPGIYLCRPRAVWALLATLPPALAYLWLGDAPASLLRAAVMLLLLAVYFLRGRPHTTLDVLCAALLCISVASPLSMLDTGLQLSVLCVAVIGVSLPWLRVLAPEPDPAALKRRNGGFGGHVNQRLRRGAWALTRIFLVSLGIQIALLPLNMLLFNNMGHWFWLNVLWLPVADMLVLPASVLGLLLSALGLDLAARAVLDMAALPCQWLTDCLAWLAGANLLQPPALLRPHWTALPAFAALLGALALKAGRADLPRAAQRLLLAGALLLCVGPALRTAERLSDHVRLDVLDVGQSQALLLRLPGHVRLLLDGGGSASPRFDPGQALVAPALTYNDAPHLAAVLNTHPDLDHMGGLLHILRVFRVDHLLDNGREGKGSWGEQWRAARTVHHSRALVRGDVLTLGKPSLGLRLEVLHPPIGEWDAWQGNDASVVARLTQHGRGLALFLGDAERPVLRRLLDNGDDLRAEVVVAPHHGSATGFLPEFYAAAQPDLVVASCGFENRYGYPSQPLREWCAAANAPLYYTGRDGAVRIIWPARGGSLGPPAVHSARP
- the rsmI gene encoding 16S rRNA (cytidine(1402)-2'-O)-methyltransferase, which encodes MPLNANRLWIVATPLGNPGDLSPRAREVLASADLVLAEDTRRTARLLRDCGIEARRLLSFYDHNEAERQEGVLRMLREGQTVALVSDAGTPLLADPGYRLVRACRKEGLAVSPLPGPSAPVTALSAAGIPPLPHSFLGFLPRDAAGRDALFAAFAHVPGALIFFERKDRLKESLAQAARILGPREVAVCRELTKEHEEFIIGRLEDSDLLPDELLGEITVVVGPPEQAERTPREDVLLLAQEELAQGGKPRQVARRVQDAVRGWSGKEIYALLTGTEQAEPEA
- the rplS gene encoding 50S ribosomal protein L19, whose amino-acid sequence is MDIIRKIELENQRMDLPAFRSGDTVKVHLRIVEGEKERIQVFQGNVIRIKRGTTSATFTVRKVSDGVGVERIFPLNSPFIDRVELITQGRVRRSRLYYLRALKGKAARIKPRGRF
- a CDS encoding PTS system mannose/fructose/sorbose family transporter subunit IID is translated as MYPTRVVLACLARTGCINAAMTARGMQQIGLAYVLEPALRELYPEPQAFARAMSRYAGHSNTHPFMIPLFVGILLSLEQAIAKGTLPEGALNSVRETLATTLSALGDSFFSGTLLPLWSLLSISLLLAGFTNVAMLLAVILFGSLLLFRSICFVSGLRYGLTTLARLRKLNLINWVDRLKMVNAALAALVIWHLPISTMKPFPWTAYAMGAAAVLAAAWLVGRMRLPRLLLWVVTTGALILVDLGFIGM
- a CDS encoding 4'-phosphopantetheinyl transferase superfamily protein, whose product is MERTLTILCTPLPAGSSKELEGWRCALEAMLEPWLDDRQLAHVRRFGRSPNGQTEAGEALQDLLRAALSRLLARAQLVTHTAQQAKAADSSPAGPLSQLGMDTQGRPLFPGWHAAFSHSGEAAFCALCPAPADTAVAPHVIPTHALDAESLLSPPPAPNAFAPAELARREASLSPQSINREALRRWTIKEALLKASGLGLGMDPARVPTGSFGQRAGIWHGPLGIFYWRSLPHPGHWLCLAQQMSAKTDSLPEFFRPLVLRQSPTTLLRALSALSPPA
- a CDS encoding HPr family phosphocarrier protein, whose product is MEEAIEQTPRGLALRVCIGLRNGLHARPAARLAQEAQRYASDILLVSDTGEVDAKSMLDILSLAPPANAELTLVAQGDDAREALCGLAQFLTNLQD
- a CDS encoding YraN family protein; its protein translation is MNLGRKGEEAARKLLQRSGMELLACNWRSGRLELDIVCRDGDTVVFVEVKTRSGSTYGGPAAALTPAKQRTLCRAARAWLAAHDAWSSPCRFDVVCVVREGDTLHLEHCRHAFECEPSVDSGNATWQPW